One stretch of Pseudomonas fluorescens Q2-87 DNA includes these proteins:
- a CDS encoding IclR family transcriptional regulator → METPLSNGKQKVRSAEVGTDILKALAELSPSTSLSRLAEHVQMPASKVHRYLQALIASGFAEQNAATNHYGLGREALRVGLAALNGMDVLQVAALPLAELRDDLNETCFLAVWGNHGATVVRIEPAVRAVTVVTQLGSVLPLLSSSTGLVFSAFLPERETIGLREQEVEGTTHHALADDQAYATLCEQIRNRGLHHVHGLLMPGVDALSAPVFNAIGQVAAVMTIVGPTSLFHADENGPAAQRLLSATRAVSWRMGYEASPGSDQTLRVESF, encoded by the coding sequence ATGGAAACCCCGCTCAGCAACGGTAAACAGAAAGTCCGCTCGGCCGAAGTCGGCACCGACATTCTCAAGGCCCTGGCCGAACTGTCCCCCTCCACGTCACTGTCACGCCTGGCCGAACACGTGCAAATGCCGGCAAGCAAGGTTCATCGATACTTGCAGGCGTTGATCGCCAGTGGTTTTGCCGAGCAGAACGCGGCCACCAACCACTACGGCTTGGGTCGCGAAGCCCTGCGCGTGGGTTTGGCGGCCTTGAACGGCATGGACGTGTTGCAAGTGGCCGCCCTGCCCCTGGCCGAGTTGCGCGACGACCTGAACGAAACCTGTTTCCTGGCGGTGTGGGGCAACCATGGCGCGACCGTGGTGCGCATCGAACCGGCCGTGCGGGCCGTGACCGTGGTGACACAACTGGGCTCGGTATTGCCGCTGCTCAGCTCATCCACGGGGCTGGTATTCAGTGCCTTTCTGCCGGAACGCGAGACGATCGGCTTGCGGGAACAGGAAGTCGAAGGCACCACCCACCATGCCCTGGCCGACGACCAGGCCTATGCCACCCTGTGCGAGCAAATCCGTAATCGCGGCCTGCATCACGTGCATGGTTTGCTGATGCCGGGCGTGGATGCCTTGTCCGCCCCGGTGTTCAATGCGATCGGCCAGGTGGCGGCGGTCATGACGATTGTCGGCCCGACATCGTTGTTCCACGCTGATGAAAACGGCCCGGCGGCGCAACGACTGTTGTCGGCGACCCGGGCCGTGAGTTGGCGTATGGGTTATGAGGCGAGTCCTGGCTCGGATCAAACCCTGCGCGTCGAGTCGTTCTAG
- the fahA gene encoding fumarylacetoacetase has protein sequence MTQLSTARSWVASANGHADFPLQNLPLGIFNIEGGALRSGVAIGDQIFDLQAGLHAGLFDGLAQDAVEAMAGGQLNAFFELGRGARAALRERLLELLREDSPWRGKVEAQDANLLLPAADCQMHLPAKINDYTDFYVGIEHAQNVGKLFRPDNPLLPNYKYVPIGYHGRASTIRPSGTDVRRPKGQTLPAGQAEPSFGPCARLDYELELGIWIGKGNALGEPIAIGDAAEHIGGFCLLNDWSARDIQAWEYQPLGPFLSKSFLTSVSPWVVTAEALEPFRLPQPARPQGDPQPLPYLLDKRDQAGGAFDIELEVLLLTESMREQNLPAQRLTLSNTQYMYWTVAQMVAHHSVNGCQLQAGDLFGSGTLSGPQSGQFGSLLEITEGGKKPIELASGEVRRFLEDGDEIILRARCRREGFASIGFGECRGKILPAH, from the coding sequence ATGACTCAACTTTCCACTGCCCGTAGCTGGGTTGCCTCCGCCAACGGCCATGCCGATTTTCCGCTGCAAAACCTGCCGTTGGGCATTTTCAACATCGAGGGCGGCGCCTTGCGCAGTGGCGTGGCTATCGGCGATCAGATCTTCGATTTGCAAGCCGGGCTGCATGCAGGGTTGTTCGACGGCTTGGCGCAAGATGCGGTCGAAGCCATGGCCGGCGGCCAGCTGAACGCGTTTTTCGAACTGGGACGCGGCGCTCGGGCGGCTCTGCGTGAGCGTTTGCTGGAATTGTTGCGCGAGGACAGTCCGTGGCGTGGCAAGGTCGAGGCCCAGGATGCGAACCTGCTGTTGCCTGCGGCCGACTGCCAGATGCATTTGCCGGCGAAGATCAATGACTACACCGATTTTTATGTCGGCATCGAGCATGCGCAAAACGTCGGCAAGTTGTTCCGTCCCGACAATCCCTTGCTGCCCAACTACAAATACGTACCGATCGGCTACCACGGCCGCGCCTCGACCATTCGCCCTTCCGGCACCGATGTGCGCCGTCCCAAGGGCCAGACCCTGCCCGCCGGCCAGGCCGAACCGAGCTTCGGCCCGTGCGCGCGATTGGACTATGAGCTTGAACTGGGCATCTGGATCGGCAAGGGCAATGCCTTGGGCGAACCCATCGCCATCGGCGACGCTGCCGAGCACATCGGCGGTTTCTGCCTGCTCAACGATTGGTCGGCGCGGGACATCCAGGCCTGGGAATACCAGCCGCTGGGGCCGTTTCTGTCCAAGAGTTTCCTGACCAGTGTTTCGCCGTGGGTCGTGACGGCCGAAGCCCTCGAACCGTTCCGCCTCCCACAGCCGGCGCGCCCGCAAGGCGATCCGCAGCCACTGCCGTATCTGTTGGACAAACGTGACCAGGCCGGCGGCGCCTTCGATATCGAGCTGGAGGTCCTCTTGCTGACCGAAAGCATGCGTGAGCAGAACCTGCCGGCCCAGCGCCTGACGCTGAGCAATACCCAGTACATGTACTGGACCGTGGCGCAGATGGTTGCGCACCACAGTGTCAACGGTTGCCAGTTGCAGGCCGGTGACTTGTTTGGTTCGGGGACCTTGTCGGGCCCTCAGAGCGGTCAGTTCGGCAGCCTCCTGGAAATCACTGAAGGCGGGAAGAAACCGATCGAACTGGCGTCCGGTGAAGTGCGCCGGTTCCTGGAGGACGGCGACGAAATCATCCTGCGGGCCCGTTGCCGTCGCGAGGGTTTCGCCTCCATCGGTTTTGGCGAGTGCCGCGGCAAGATCCTGCCGGCGCATTGA
- the hmgA gene encoding homogentisate 1,2-dioxygenase codes for MNLDSTAPELAYQSGFGNEFASEALPGALPVGQNSPQKAPYGLYTELFSGTAFTMARSEARRTWMYRIRPSAHHPAFVKLERQVAGGPLGEVTPNRLRWNPLPIPVESTDFIDGLVRMAANAGADKPAGISLYQYGANRSMERVFFNADGEWLIVPQLGRLRIVTELGMLDVAPLEIVVLPRGLKFRVELLDPQARGYIAENHGAPLRLPDLGPIGSNGLANPRDFLSPVAHYENLAQPTPLVQKFLGELWACELPQSPLDVVAWHGNNVPYKYDLRRFNTIGTVSFDHPDPSIFTVLTSPTSVHGLANLDFVIFPPRWMVAENTFRPPWFHRNLMNEFMGLIQGAYDAKAEGFLPGGASLHSCMSAHGPDGETCTKAINADLLPAKIDNTMAFMFETSQVLRPSRFALDCPQLQTDYDACWASLPVTFDPTRR; via the coding sequence ATGAACCTCGATTCCACAGCGCCGGAGCTGGCTTACCAGTCCGGCTTTGGTAATGAATTCGCCAGCGAGGCGCTGCCCGGTGCGCTGCCCGTGGGCCAGAACTCCCCGCAAAAAGCTCCATACGGTCTCTATACCGAGCTGTTTTCCGGCACGGCATTCACCATGGCCCGCAGCGAAGCGCGGCGTACCTGGATGTATCGCATCCGGCCCTCGGCCCATCACCCGGCTTTCGTCAAGCTTGAACGACAAGTCGCTGGCGGCCCGCTGGGGGAGGTGACACCCAACCGGTTGCGCTGGAACCCGTTGCCGATCCCTGTCGAGTCCACCGATTTCATCGATGGGCTGGTGCGCATGGCGGCCAATGCCGGCGCGGATAAACCGGCCGGCATCAGTCTTTATCAATACGGCGCCAACCGCTCCATGGAGCGGGTGTTCTTCAACGCGGACGGCGAGTGGCTGATCGTGCCGCAGCTGGGGCGGCTGCGGATCGTCACCGAGCTGGGCATGCTGGACGTTGCGCCGCTGGAAATTGTCGTGCTGCCCCGAGGCTTGAAATTTCGCGTCGAACTGCTTGATCCCCAGGCCCGTGGTTATATCGCGGAAAACCATGGCGCACCGTTGCGCCTGCCAGACCTGGGGCCCATCGGCAGCAATGGCCTGGCCAACCCGCGGGACTTCCTGTCCCCCGTGGCCCATTACGAAAACCTCGCGCAACCGACCCCGCTGGTGCAGAAATTCCTGGGTGAATTGTGGGCCTGCGAACTTCCCCAATCACCCCTCGACGTGGTGGCTTGGCACGGTAACAACGTGCCGTATAAATACGACCTGCGCCGTTTCAACACCATCGGCACGGTCAGCTTCGACCACCCGGACCCGTCGATCTTCACCGTGTTGACGTCGCCCACCAGTGTCCATGGCCTGGCCAATCTCGATTTTGTGATCTTCCCGCCACGCTGGATGGTGGCGGAAAATACCTTCCGTCCGCCGTGGTTCCACCGCAACCTGATGAACGAATTCATGGGCCTGATCCAAGGCGCCTACGATGCCAAGGCCGAAGGCTTCCTGCCGGGCGGTGCGTCCCTGCATAGCTGCATGAGCGCCCACGGCCCGGACGGCGAGACCTGCACCAAGGCAATCAATGCCGACCTCTTGCCTGCGAAAATCGACAACACCATGGCCTTCATGTTCGAAACCAGCCAGGTCCTGCGTCCGAGCCGTTTCGCCCTGGACTGCCCGCAACTGCAAACCGACTACGATGCTTGCTGGGCTTCGCTGCCTGTCACCTTCGACCCGACCCGGAGATAA
- the maiA gene encoding maleylacetoacetate isomerase, with the protein MELYTYYRSTSSYRVRIALALKGLNYQALPVNLIAPSGGEHRQPAYLAINPQGRVPALRTDEGELLVQSPAIIEYLEERYPQVPLLSADLAVRAHERGVAALIGCDIHPLHNVSVLNKLRLWGHDEAQVTEWIGHWISQGLAAVEQLIGDDGYCFGAAPGLADIYLIPQLYAAERFNVSLLAYPRIRRVAALAAAHPAFQRAHPANQPDTP; encoded by the coding sequence ATGGAACTCTATACCTATTACCGCTCGACCTCGTCCTATCGGGTGCGCATCGCCTTGGCGCTCAAGGGCCTGAATTACCAGGCCCTGCCGGTCAACCTGATCGCACCGTCCGGGGGCGAGCATCGCCAACCGGCCTATCTGGCGATCAACCCCCAGGGGCGAGTGCCGGCGCTGCGCACCGATGAGGGCGAGTTGCTGGTGCAGTCACCGGCCATCATCGAATACCTGGAGGAACGTTATCCCCAAGTGCCGCTGCTCAGCGCCGACCTGGCGGTGCGTGCCCATGAGCGTGGCGTCGCGGCGCTGATCGGTTGCGACATTCATCCGCTGCATAACGTCAGCGTGCTCAACAAGTTGCGCCTGTGGGGCCATGACGAAGCGCAGGTGACGGAGTGGATCGGGCACTGGATCAGCCAGGGGCTGGCGGCAGTCGAGCAACTGATCGGCGATGATGGCTATTGCTTTGGTGCCGCGCCCGGATTGGCGGACATCTACCTGATTCCGCAGCTGTACGCGGCCGAGCGGTTCAATGTCTCGCTGCTGGCGTATCCACGGATCCGCCGTGTGGCGGCGTT